AAGACCGGGATGTCCACCTCCTGGCGGAGGCGGCTTTCAATCTCGAAGCAGCGCGGCGCCGAGATGTCCTCGAGGTTGACGCCGCCGAAGTTGGGCGCCAGCAGCTTGACCGTCTCGACGATGCGGGCGACCTCCTTGGTGGCCAGGCAGATGGGCACCGCGTTGACGCCCGCGAAGGTCTTGAAGAGGACCGACTTCCCCTCCATCACGGGCAGGGCCGCCTGCGGCCCGATGTCGCCCAGCCCCAGGACGGCGGTGCCATCCGTCACCACCGCCACCATGTTGCCCTTGCCCGTGTACTCGTACACCAGTTCGGGGTGGTCGTGGATCTCCTTGCAGGGCTCCGCCACCCCGGGAGTGTAGGCCAGGCTCAGGTCGTGGCTGTCCCGGACAGGCACCCGGGGGTGCACCTCGATCTTGCCGCGCGCCTGCCTGTGCAGCGTGAGCGCCTGCTCCCGAAGCTCGTCGGCCTCGCGCTCCGTCACTGCCATCGCGTCCACCTCCTGTCCCGCCGGCAGCCCAAAGGCCCTGCCTGGCGATGGCCCCGCCCGCCCGGTCTCAGCCCAGGGAGCGGAGGATCTCGAGGTTCTGGCGCACCTCGTCGCAGGAGCGCTGGAAGGCCTGGCGCTCCTCCTCGGTCAGATCCAGCTCGATGACGCGCTCGACGCCCTCCCCGCCGAGGATGACCGGGACGCCCGCGAAGATGCCCCGCTCTCCGTATTCGCCGTCCAGGTAGGCCGCGCAGGTGAGGATGCGCTTCTGGTCGCGGAGGATGGCGGCCACCATCTCGGTGACGGCCGAGCCTGGGGCGTAGAAGGCGCTCCCCGTCTTGAGCAGCTCGACGATCTCGCCCCCGCCCTTGCGCGTCCGCTCCACCAGCGCCGCGATCCTCTCCGGCGGCAGCAGCCGCTCCACCGGGATGCCTCCGGCATAGGCGTAGCGCACCAGCGGCACCATGCTGTCGCCGTGGCCGCCCAGCACCATGGCCGAGACGTCGCGGTAGGAGACGCCCAGTTCCTGGGCGATGAAGGTGCGGAAGCGGGTCGAATCGAGGATGCCGGACTGGCCGACCACCCGGTTCCGGGGGAAGCCGGTCGCCTCCAAGGCCACCGTGCACATGGTGTCCAGCGGGTTGCTGAGAACGATGACGTAGGCGTCGGGGGCGTAGCGCGCGATCTGCTCGGAGGCGGAGCGGACGATGCCGGCGTTGGTGGAGAGGAGGTCGGAGCGGCTCATGCCCGGTTTCCGGGCCACCCCGGCCGTGATCACCACCACGTCGGCCCCCTCCAGCGCCGCGAAGTCGTTGGAGCCGGTCACGTGGACGTCGAAGCGCTCGATGGGGGCCGCTTCCTGCAGATCGAGAGCCTTCCCCTGGGGTAGACCTTCGACGACGTCGATGAGAACGATGTCGCCCAGTTCCTTGGCGGCGCACCAGTGGGCGGTGGTGGCACCCGTGGCGCCCGCGCCGACGATGCCGATCTTGGGTCTCCTGTTCCTCGCCATTGGGTCGTCCCCCCTGCTCGGCGGCCGGGTGCGGCAGGCCGTTCGGCCGTGGCGGGAAAACGAAGGGCCGGGCGACGCAGCCTCACCGGGTCCCGCGAATCGTCCCTCGCGCCCGGCCCAAGGCATCCCCGGTCCCGGCCATCCGCTGCCGATTATAGTGCCGCCCGCCAAGCAGGAAAAGGCAGTCACCCGCCGCGCCGCGGCGGGCGCGGCGCCGCCGTCGCCCCAGGCTCTCCCGCCTTCTCCTCCTCGGGAAGCCGCTCGGCCAGCCGCTCCACCTCCCGTTCCAGCCGGCGCGTAGCTGCGGCCAGGCGGAGCCCGTAGGCCGCCAGCCCCAACCAGATCACCCCGTATGCCAGCGCCACCCAGCCCACGTTCGCCCCCCTCTCCCCGCGGGCGCCCTCTAGGCCCGCTCCGCCCGCGCCTCCAGTTCGGCCACCCGCTCGCGCAGTCCCTCCAGCCGCAGCCGCTCGAGGAAGAGCACCGCCCCCACCAGGAGGAGCGCCACCGTGGCGGCCAGCAGGGCCAGCGCCATCTGCGGCGCCATCTGGATCCCGCGCGGGGTGATCACCTGCGGATGATTGGAGTACCACCAGACGACCGAGAAGTGGACCACCGGCAGGATGGCCACGCTGAGCAGGCCGTAGAGGGCCGCCAGCCGCCCCGCCTGCCCGCCGCTCTCGGCGGCGGCGCCGCGCAGCAGCAGGTAGCCCGCGTAGAGGAACCACATGAGGAGGGTCGTCGTCAGGCGGGCATCCTGCCAGAGCCACCAGACGTTCCACGCCGACCGCGCCCAGATGCTGCCGGAGAGGAGCGTCAGGGTGGTGAAGAGGACGCCCACCTCGCCCGCCGCCCCCGCCGCGCGGTTCCAGTCCGCCCGTCCGCGCAGCAGATAGATCGCCGAGGCCACCGCCACCAGCCCGAAGGCCAGGTAGGCGGTCATGGCCGCCGCCACGTGGAAATACATGATGCGCTGCACGTCGCCCATGACCCGCTCCGGCGGAGCCCAGACCAGCCCCAGGTAGAGCGCCACCGGCACCGCCAGCGCGGCCGCCGCCTCCAGCCAGGGCAGCGCCCGCCACGCCGGGGCCGCTTCCGCAGCCCGGCTCGCCCTCCGCCCGCCCGCCATCGCCCTCACCCCTCCCAGATCAGCTCGAAGAGCAGCGCCGGCACGACGCTGAGCAAGAGGTCGTAGCCGGCCATCAACTGCCACCAGAGCGGCTCCGCCGCGGCGCCTCCGGCCAGCGTCCAGCCGCTCAGCCGCACCGCCGCCAGGAGAAGCGGCACCAGCAGCGGGAAGAGCAGCACCGGCAGGAGGATGGGGGCTGCGCGCAGGCGTGCCGTCACCGCCGCCAGGAAGCTTCCCGCCCCCGCCAGCCCCCCCGTCCCCAGGACCAGCGCCAGCGCCAGCGCCCAGAGCGGCCCCCGCGCCGTCGCCCCGAGCAGCGCGAAGGCCGCCAGCCAGAGGAGGGCGCCCAGCAGGAGGAGGTAGAGCCAGGCGGCCAGCGCCTTGCCGAAGTAGAGCGCGCTCCGGTCCACCGGCCAGAGGAGGAGTTGCAAAAAGGCGTCCTCCTCCATCTCCTGCGCGAAGGAGCGCTGGAGGAGGAGCGCACCGGCGAAGAGGAGCACGAGCCAGAGCGCGGCCGCCAGGCGCTCGCCCTGCCAGCCGGGCGCCCCCCCGCCGGCCAGGCTGAGCAGCGTCAGCAGGAGGAACGCGAAGAGCGCGCTCGTCCCCAGTGTCTCGCCGCTCCTCGCCTCGGTGATCAGCTCCTTGCGGAAGACGGCGAGGAGCGCGCGGCCGTAGCCTCCTGCCACCCGCCCCGCGGCCGCTCCCGCTCCTCCTCCCTGAGCCGCCCCGCCTCCAGCCGCCAGCACCGGTCCACCTCCCCCAGCCCCGGATCCGCCTCGTGCGAGACCAGGACGGCGGCCGCCCCCCGCCCGCGCGCCTCCTCCAGCGCCCGGGCGAGGAAGTCTCTCCCCGCCTCGTCCAGCCCTCCCGCCGCCTCGTCCAGCAGCACCAGCTCCGGGTCGGCCAGGAAGCTGCGGGCGATGGCCAGCCGCTGCTGCATGCCGCGCGAGTAGTGGACCACCGGCCGGTCCGCCCAGCGCTCCAGCCCCGCCCGCTCGAGCCAGAGCTGCGCCCGCCGGAGCGCTTCCTGGCGGTCGAGCCACGGGTAGCCGGCCGCGTGCAGAAGAAGGCTCTCGCGCCCGCTCAGCCGCGGGTAGAGGGCCACGCGGTGCCCGACCCAGGCGAGGACGCCGCGGTAGCGCGGCCCCAGCTCCTCCAGCCGCCGGCCCCGCCAGAGGATGAGGCCCTCGGTGGGCCGCTCCAGCCCGGCCAGCAGCCGCAAGAGGCTCGTCTTGCCCGCCCCGTTGGGGCCGCGCAGGAGCGCCAGCTCGCCCGCCTCCAGCCGCAGCCCCACATCGCGCAGCACCGGACGCCCGGCCAGCCTCAGGCCCAGCCGCCGCGCCTCCAGCAGCGCCAAGCGCCGCTCACCCCGTTTCTTCCCGCCCCTCGCCCAGCTCCGGCAGCAGCCGGGCGGCCTCCTCCACCAGCTGCTGGCGGCGCAAGCGGTAGGCGGTCTCCTCCAGCCTCCCCTGCCGGTAGCGGCTCTCGAGCCGCTCCAGCGCGGCGCGCAGGCGCTCCAGCTCCCGCTCCGGGCGCGAGCGGCGCCAGAAGGCGGCGGCCGCCGCCGGCAGCGCCGCCAGCTCCAGCGCCCAGAGGACGGCCAGCGCCCCGGTGCCGTGCTCGTACCACCAGTCGGGAGGCGTCAGCAGCAGCTCCAGGCGGCGCCCCGCCGGGACCGGCGCGGAGAACGCGTACTGGCGGAGCGCCCGGTCGCCCAGGCTGACGACGCCCAGGCGGATCCAGCCGGGGCCGGCCAGGCGGAGGCTCCCCTCGTCGACCAGCGCGCTGGCGTTCTCCACCGGCAGCGAGGGGACGAAGGAGAGGCGCGCGGGCACGCGCTGCGGCAGCCGGTAGCGGAGCGTGTACGAGCGCTCCTCGCCCGGGGCCAGCGGGCGGACGTCGCCGAGGCTGCCCGCGCGCAGCCTGGCGCCCGTCTCGACCGCCTGGAGCGTCGCCTCCTGGACCCCCTCCGGCAGGCGCCAGCTCCACTCCGCCGTCGGGCGGTCGCCGGTGTTGGCGACGGTCAGCATCTCCAGGACCGCCACGCGCCCGGACTGGACGGCCAGCGCCCAGCGCAGGGAGGCGACCACCACCCCCCCGGCCGCCGCCGCCGGCGCCGGTCGCAGGAGCGGCACGAGAAGAAGAGAGAGGGTGAGAGGCACGGCGAAGAGGAGGCGGCGCAGTCGGCCTCCCCTCCCCGCGCGGACCGGCCCCGGGGCCCCGCGACTCAACCGTTGCCTCCGCTCTTGGGCACGTACTTCGACGGGCATTTGACCAGGATGGCGCCGGCCTCGAAGGTCCCGCCGCGCATGCTGCCGGTGACCACCGCCTCGATGCCGCCCTGAAGCGTGTCCGGCTTCATCCCGCGGTAGTGGACGGCCATGGTGCGCCCGTTGGAGGCCAGGTCGAAGCGCAGGTCGAGGCGGGCGCCGTCCCAGCGGACGCTGCCCGGCACCACCTCGCCCTTCACCTCCGCCTGGCGCGTCCAGGTCGCCCCGCCCCGGGCCAAGTACTGGTCGACGGTGTAGTAGACCGAGGCCGAGTTGGCGATGGAACGGATGGCCAGCCCGCCCACCACCGCCACCACGACGAAGAAGGCCAGCGTCAACCGCCAACGCCTGCTCAACCCCATCGCCCCGCTCCGCGCCGGCGGCGGCCAGCGAGCGCCCCCGTCCGACCCGGTTTTGAATCCAATTCACGTGCATTTTCGCATAACCAGGACCCCACGGAAAGTGAGGAGCTTCACCGTCCGCCGTCCGCCGGCGCGAGGCGGACGGCGGCGGGCAGAAGCCCGTTGCGGCGGGCGAAGGCGCGGAGCTCGGAGGCTTCCTCCCCCACGCCGCACGCCCGCGCCAGCGCCTCCAGCAGGTTGGCGCCCAGGCCGCCGCCGGCCAGCTCGGGGCCCAGCAGGAGGAGCCCCTCCAGGCCGCGGCGCCGCAGCTCCTCGCGCTCCTCCGGACGCACCGTGCTGGTCAGCATCCACTGGCCCTCCAGGCGCTCGGGCAGATGCCGGTAAAGAAGGTGGAAGTCGCCCGCCAGGAGGCGCGCGCGGCGGAGGGGCGAGCGGCGGCTCCGCCCGGGCCGGCGCTGGGCCTCCCCCAGCGGATAGAGCCGGGCGACGGGCAGGTGGCGGAGGAGTGGCATGGCCAGGCGTGCGGCTGCGCGGAAGGCGGCGGGCGACGGCGCCCAGGGCAGGCCGAGCGCCAGCCAGGGGTCGCCCACCCGCAGCCGCCAGCCGGCGGCCACGAGCGCCTCGCCCAGCTCCGGCCGGTCCAGGTAGCTGGACAGGAAGGCCTCCCCGGGGGCGAGGCCCTCCGCCTCCAGGAGCCGGACCGCCTCCGGCTCCACGGCCGCCTTCCAGGCCGCGCCGTCCGCCAGCGGCGTACGCCGCACCTCGCGGGCCAGCCGGCCCGCCTCGGGCGCTGGGTAGCGACGGCCGGGCAGGCGGTAGGCGAGGTTGACCCCGCCCAGCCCCAGCGCCGCCACTCGCCCGTCCAGCCGGCGCAGAAGCGAGGCGGCCACCCGCACGTCGCCGTCGCAGCCGACGCGCAGCAGCCGCCAGACTCGCCCCTCGGCCCGGAGCGAGAGGTCCAGGTCGCGGTGCGAACTGCCGAGACTGACGCCCACCACCCAGCCGGCGCGGGCCTCTTCCCCCGCCCGCGCCAGCCGGGCCAGCAGGAGCTCCGCCCGGTTCACTTCATGTGCGCGTGTTCCGCCTCCCCGCCGCCGGAGAGATAGCGCTCGGGGTCCTTCTCGAAGGCCCGCTTGCAGCCCGGAGCGCAGAAGTAGTAGGTTTTGCCCTGATACTCCGCCTTGGCCGGAGCCGTCGCCTCGTCCACGTCCATCCCGCAGACGGGATCCCTGGCCATGCAAGGCACCTCCTCCGCGTCGATCCCGCGCCCCGTGCGGCCGGTCCGCCCTCAGCGGACGAAGCGCGTGATGACGCTCATCAACTCGCGGATGTAGGGTTCGCCCTCGCCGCTGCGGATGGCGTCGGAGACACACCCCTCCACGTGCGCCTCGAGCAGCCGCAGGCTGATGCGGTCCAGCGCCGCCCGCACGGCCGCGATCTGGACGAGGATGTCGACGCAGTAGCGGTCCTCGTCGACCATCCGGCCGATGCCGCGCACCTGCCCCTCGATCTTGCGCAGACGTTGCAGCAGGTCGGCCTTGTCGGCGTACGGGCTGAGATGCAGGTGGAGTGTCGGACGGCCTCGCGCCTGCCTGTCGAGCGCGCCGTCGGCACCCTCCCCCGGTCCGCTGGAGCCCGCCATACCCTACCCTCCCGGTGTATCCGCCATCGTCCATCGTAGGGTTCCCCCACCTTCCGGGTCAACCGAAGGCGGCCGCGGGCCGGGCCGATACCCCTATCCGATGCTGCCGCCGCCCGCCAGCTGGTCGCCCACGTCGAGCAGGTGCCGGAGCCGGCAGGAGTGCCGACCCCACGTGAGGAGGAGGACGTCGACACGCACATCGGGCGCCCGCCTGGCGGCGGCCAGGAGGAGCGCCGCGCGGAGCAGGCGGAGCCGCTTCCTGCGGTCGAGCGAGAGTGCCGGCCCCGGCAGGGCGCCCGCCCGGCGCCCCCGCACCTCGCAGACCACCAGCGGCCCCCCTTCCGGAGCGAGCGCCACCACGTCGACCTCCAGCCCCGGTCGCCGCCA
This is a stretch of genomic DNA from Bacillota bacterium. It encodes these proteins:
- the mdh gene encoding malate dehydrogenase — protein: MARNRRPKIGIVGAGATGATTAHWCAAKELGDIVLIDVVEGLPQGKALDLQEAAPIERFDVHVTGSNDFAALEGADVVVITAGVARKPGMSRSDLLSTNAGIVRSASEQIARYAPDAYVIVLSNPLDTMCTVALEATGFPRNRVVGQSGILDSTRFRTFIAQELGVSYRDVSAMVLGGHGDSMVPLVRYAYAGGIPVERLLPPERIAALVERTRKGGGEIVELLKTGSAFYAPGSAVTEMVAAILRDQKRILTCAAYLDGEYGERGIFAGVPVILGGEGVERVIELDLTEEERQAFQRSCDEVRQNLEILRSLG
- a CDS encoding CcmD family protein, with the translated sequence MGWVALAYGVIWLGLAAYGLRLAAATRRLEREVERLAERLPEEEKAGEPGATAAPRPPRRGG
- the ccsA gene encoding cytochrome c biogenesis protein CcsA; this encodes MAGGRRASRAAEAAPAWRALPWLEAAAALAVPVALYLGLVWAPPERVMGDVQRIMYFHVAAAMTAYLAFGLVAVASAIYLLRGRADWNRAAGAAGEVGVLFTTLTLLSGSIWARSAWNVWWLWQDARLTTTLLMWFLYAGYLLLRGAAAESGGQAGRLAALYGLLSVAILPVVHFSVVWWYSNHPQVITPRGIQMAPQMALALLAATVALLLVGAVLFLERLRLEGLRERVAELEARAERA
- a CDS encoding heme exporter protein CcmB — encoded protein: MAGGYGRALLAVFRKELITEARSGETLGTSALFAFLLLTLLSLAGGGAPGWQGERLAAALWLVLLFAGALLLQRSFAQEMEEDAFLQLLLWPVDRSALYFGKALAAWLYLLLLGALLWLAAFALLGATARGPLWALALALVLGTGGLAGAGSFLAAVTARLRAAPILLPVLLFPLLVPLLLAAVRLSGWTLAGGAAAEPLWWQLMAGYDLLLSVVPALLFELIWEG
- a CDS encoding ABC transporter ATP-binding protein; the encoded protein is MALLEARRLGLRLAGRPVLRDVGLRLEAGELALLRGPNGAGKTSLLRLLAGLERPTEGLILWRGRRLEELGPRYRGVLAWVGHRVALYPRLSGRESLLLHAAGYPWLDRQEALRRAQLWLERAGLERWADRPVVHYSRGMQQRLAIARSFLADPELVLLDEAAGGLDEAGRDFLARALEEARGRGAAAVLVSHEADPGLGEVDRCWRLEAGRLREEERERPRGGWQEATAARSSPSSARS
- a CDS encoding cytochrome c maturation protein CcmE, with the protein product MSRRWRLTLAFFVVVAVVGGLAIRSIANSASVYYTVDQYLARGGATWTRQAEVKGEVVPGSVRWDGARLDLRFDLASNGRTMAVHYRGMKPDTLQGGIEAVVTGSMRGGTFEAGAILVKCPSKYVPKSGGNG
- a CDS encoding quinate 5-dehydrogenase, with protein sequence MNRAELLLARLARAGEEARAGWVVGVSLGSSHRDLDLSLRAEGRVWRLLRVGCDGDVRVAASLLRRLDGRVAALGLGGVNLAYRLPGRRYPAPEAGRLAREVRRTPLADGAAWKAAVEPEAVRLLEAEGLAPGEAFLSSYLDRPELGEALVAAGWRLRVGDPWLALGLPWAPSPAAFRAAARLAMPLLRHLPVARLYPLGEAQRRPGRSRRSPLRRARLLAGDFHLLYRHLPERLEGQWMLTSTVRPEEREELRRRGLEGLLLLGPELAGGGLGANLLEALARACGVGEEASELRAFARRNGLLPAAVRLAPADGGR
- a CDS encoding YHS domain-containing protein; the protein is MARDPVCGMDVDEATAPAKAEYQGKTYYFCAPGCKRAFEKDPERYLSGGGEAEHAHMK
- a CDS encoding metal-sensitive transcriptional regulator codes for the protein MAGSSGPGEGADGALDRQARGRPTLHLHLSPYADKADLLQRLRKIEGQVRGIGRMVDEDRYCVDILVQIAAVRAALDRISLRLLEAHVEGCVSDAIRSGEGEPYIRELMSVITRFVR
- a CDS encoding YraN family protein, encoding MRSQGYTLLARNWRRPGLEVDVVALAPEGGPLVVCEVRGRRAGALPGPALSLDRRKRLRLLRAALLLAAARRAPDVRVDVLLLTWGRHSCRLRHLLDVGDQLAGGGSIG